From Amycolatopsis sp. cg9, one genomic window encodes:
- a CDS encoding MbtH family protein: protein MDDNTTFQVLVNDEEQYSLWPADKEVPAGWRPDGTTGTRQECMDHVDEVWTDMRPRSLRDRMAAR from the coding sequence ATGGACGACAACACCACCTTCCAGGTCCTGGTCAACGACGAGGAGCAGTACTCGCTCTGGCCGGCGGACAAGGAGGTACCGGCGGGCTGGCGCCCGGACGGCACGACGGGCACCCGCCAGGAGTGCATGGACCACGTGGACGAAGTGTGGACGGACATGCGCCCCCGCAGCCTCCGCGACCGCATGGCGGCGCGGTAA
- a CDS encoding MFS transporter: MIAFPLLVLALTGSAAQSGLVVGAVAIAQLVAGLPAGALVDRWPRKLVMLGCEAVQAVAAAGLVLALWAGVGGVGLLVAVAVVMGVCRALFEPAEEASLPRLVPDDQVPAAVALNAARTSAGQLSGTALGGFLFAVGRVVPFAFDVVAHVFAFVSLVFVRLPGRPAPAGRAPAHLGREILEGLRWVWQQPRLRVTVFCVVSLNLFFSAYYLVIIVLANERGVPSGEIGVMAAMLGAGGILGSLAAPYLHRKLSPYLLIAGVFWALTVLTPLAVFVHNGYVMGALFAVIAFLPPAANTTISTYQLLFTPDHLRGRLGGVLGVTGGLAAALGPALGGWLVEALPGPAAVLTCAAAIAVVTILTTCSGTLRGFPAATQARELEETPGPATERNP, encoded by the coding sequence ATGATCGCGTTTCCCCTGCTGGTGCTGGCCCTCACCGGGTCCGCCGCGCAGTCGGGCCTGGTCGTCGGTGCGGTTGCGATCGCCCAGCTGGTCGCCGGGTTGCCCGCCGGGGCGCTGGTCGACCGCTGGCCGCGGAAGCTGGTCATGCTCGGGTGCGAGGCGGTGCAAGCGGTCGCGGCCGCCGGGCTGGTGCTGGCGCTGTGGGCGGGTGTGGGCGGTGTCGGGCTGCTGGTCGCGGTCGCCGTCGTGATGGGTGTGTGCCGCGCGTTGTTCGAGCCGGCGGAAGAAGCGAGCCTGCCGCGGCTGGTGCCGGACGACCAGGTGCCGGCGGCGGTCGCGTTGAACGCGGCCAGGACCAGTGCCGGGCAGCTGTCGGGCACCGCGCTCGGCGGGTTCCTGTTCGCGGTGGGCCGGGTGGTGCCGTTCGCCTTCGACGTGGTGGCGCACGTCTTCGCGTTCGTGTCGCTGGTGTTCGTGCGGCTGCCGGGCCGTCCGGCGCCGGCCGGGCGGGCGCCCGCGCACCTGGGCCGGGAGATCCTCGAAGGGCTGCGGTGGGTGTGGCAGCAGCCGCGGCTGCGCGTCACGGTCTTCTGCGTGGTGAGCCTGAACCTGTTCTTCTCGGCGTACTACCTCGTGATCATCGTGCTGGCGAACGAGCGCGGCGTGCCGTCCGGCGAAATCGGCGTGATGGCGGCGATGCTCGGCGCGGGCGGGATCCTCGGCTCGCTCGCGGCGCCGTACCTGCACCGCAAGCTCAGCCCGTACCTGCTGATCGCCGGGGTGTTCTGGGCGCTGACGGTACTGACCCCGCTCGCCGTCTTCGTCCACAACGGATACGTGATGGGCGCGCTGTTCGCCGTGATCGCGTTCCTGCCGCCGGCGGCCAACACGACGATCAGCACCTACCAGCTCCTGTTCACCCCCGACCACCTCCGCGGCCGCCTCGGCGGAGTCCTCGGCGTGACGGGCGGCCTCGCGGCGGCGCTCGGCCCGGCACTGGGCGGCTGGCTGGTGGAGGCCCTCCCCGGCCCGGCGGCGGTCCTGACCTGCGCGGCGGCCATCGCCGTGGTCACCATCCTGACGACGTGCAGCGGCACCCTCCGCGGTTTCCCCGCGGCCACGCAGGCACGCGAGCTCGAAGAAACACCCGGTCCCGCAACGGAAAGGAACCCCTGA